A single genomic interval of Juglans regia cultivar Chandler chromosome 1, Walnut 2.0, whole genome shotgun sequence harbors:
- the LOC109011157 gene encoding glycosyltransferase family 92 protein RCOM_0530710-like gives MKDRGKKHRDVVSWSRFFWCTLFVIFSCVLFTGFTFSTFRLLFGETFRPALVFKWRAPVMESISGDSPVTRSISIRETVMLPDQALIFLNYLPSARLFTKEDIDCVYFSAESSQRQLRKPPLDVEGGGDRDNQIVRCPRQPRGFTVSLALKSSGHVPPPGPSHRWDSLAYEAMIDRDNTTIVFVKGLNLRPERLSNVSRYECVYGWDFGRPKFLLRSDVVSIAQEIVRCKTPLSVLNSPRRMSTSNNFVKVSVRPKGRGIFRSIARPGSGLRPGNDPYTRKQYEMCVCTMLRNQARFLKEWVMYHARIGVQRWFIYDNNSDDDIEDVIDNVVDMLSKTKDMDKEVNYNITRHVWPWIKTQEAGFSHCALRARDTCEWVGFIDVDEFFYLPSGLVLHDVLQNQSRYSYVGEVRVSCYSFGPSGLKHVPEQGVTAGYNCRLAAPERHKSIVKPEALNSTLINVVHHFHLRKGFEYVNVDKGVMVINHYKYQVWQVFKEKFYRRVATYVADWQDDQNAGSKDRAPGLGTRAVQPPDWSSRFCEFTDNGLRNQVLRLFADPETQTLPWQEVGEQANHRKTRNKRKA, from the coding sequence AAACGTTTCGACCAGCGCTGGTCTTTAAATGGCGAGCTCCGGTGATGGAATCCATTTCTGGCGACTCTCCAGTCACTCGGTCCATCTCAATTCGAGAGACGGTTATGCTTCCAGACCAGGCTCTTATTTTCCTGAATTACCTTCCGTCGGCTCGGTTATTTACCAAAGAGGACATTGACTGTGTTTATTTCTCCGCCGAATCGTCGCAGCGACAGCTGAGGAAGCCGCCGTTGGACGTGGAAGGCGGCGGGGATCGAGATAACCAGATCGTACGGTGCCCGCGCCAGCCACGAGGCTTCACGGTCTCGCTTGCCTTGAAATCGAGCGGCCACGTCCCACCACCGGGGCCCTCGCACAGGTGGGACTCGCTTGCATACGAAGCCATGATCGATCGGGACAACACCACGATCGTGTTCGTGAAGGGCCTTAATCTACGGCCCGAAAGACTCTCCAATGTTTCGAGATACGAGTGCGTGTATGGCTGGGATTTCGGGAGACCAAAGTTTTTACTGAGGTCCGACGTCGTATCGATCGCGCAGGAGATTGTACGGTGCAAAACCCCTTTGAGTGTTCTGAACAGCCCACGTAGGATGAGCACGAGCAACAATTTTGTCAAGGTCTCAGTCAGACCGAAAGGTAGAGGAATCTTCCGCTCCATAGCCCGACCGGGGTCGGGGCTCCGCCCTGGAAACGACCCGTACACCCGAAAACAGTACGAGATGTGTGTATGCACCATGCTGCGCAACCAAGCACGGTTCTTGAAAGAATGGGTGATGTACCATGCCCGAATAGGGGTGCAACGATGGTTTATCTACGACAACAACAGTGACGACGACATCGAAGATGTGATTGATAATGTCGTGGACATGTTATCCAAGACCAAGGACATGGACAAGGAAGTCAATTACAATATTACAAGGCACGTGTGGCCATGGATCAAGACCCAGGAAGCTGGGTTCTCCCATTGTGCATTACGGGCAAGGGACACGTGCGAGTGGGTTGGGTTTATTGATGTGGATGAGTTCTTTTACTTACCATCAGGTCTGGTGCTGCACGATGTGTTACAAAACCAATCGAGGTACAGCTATGTTGGAGAGGTGCGTGTGTCGTGCTACAGTTTTGGGCCATCGGGTCTCAAACACGTTCCGGAACAGGGGGTGACTGCCGGATACAATTGTCGGCTGGCGGCACCGGAGAGGCACAAGAGTATAGTGAAGCCGGAGGCCTTGAACTCCACATTGATAAATGTTGTGCACCATTTTCATCTCAGGAAGGGTTTTGAGTATGTGAATGTGGACAAGGGAGTGATGGTAATTAATCACTACAAGTACCAAGTTTGGCAAGTTTTTAAGGAGAAATTCTATAGGAGAGTGGCTACTTATGTGGCTGATTGGCAGGATGACCAAAATGCTGGGTCCAAGGATCGAGCCCCTGGTCTGGGAACTAGAGCCGTCCAACCGCCGGATTGGTCGAGCCGGTTTTGTGAGTTCACGGACAATGGCCTCAGGAATCAGGTATTGAGGCTCTTTGCAGACCCAGAAACACAAACTTTGCCTTGGCAAGAGGTGGGTGAGCAAGCCAATCATAGAAAAACAAGGAATAAAAGGAAAGCATAG